TCGGACACCCCCATGAGGAGGACAAGTGGGCCATTGCCCACGTGATCTGGATTTCCTGGGAGAAGTCCGAGCTGAGAGCGTTCTTGACGCATGGGCAGAGCTTGTAGGGGCATGGAAGACGGCTGGAAGTGGTGGCTAGGAGAAACCTTGACCATCTGAACAACAGCAGGGCCTGTTGGCCTGGAGAGAAGAGTCAAAGGCATTcaagagacttatttttttttttttaatgtttatttatttttgagagagaggaggagagcgcaagtgggggaggggcagagagagagggagacagaggatccgaagcgagctccgcactgacagcagagagcccaatgtggggctcgaacccacaaattgtgagatcataacctgagccgaagtcagaaacttaaccgactgagccacccaggggccccaagagagttatttcttttaagtttttaaagttttgtttgtttgtttttttagagagagagggtgcttGCACGCGAgcgcaggaaggggcagagagagaaggagagagagaatcccaagcaggctttgcgatgacagcacagaatcagactcggggctcgatcccatgacctgagctgaaattaacagtcggacgctcaaccaactgagccacccaggcgccccttcaagaGACTTATTTAATGTAACTCTACTTTATTTCAAttatgaaaagaatgtgttttttgtaaaacactaaaacaatcaggagcacctggctggctcagtcggtagagcacgtgactcttgatctgggggttgtgagttcgagccccacgctggatgtagagattactgtaaaaaataaaatatttttaaaaaaccattaaaacGATGAGAGATATTATGAACGAGAAGCAACAGGTGCTGATGACTGAGCTCGTGCAGATGAGAGCAGGACTGGctcctggaggaggagcagaTCCAGGGGGCGGGGTAGGGTGGGGGTTCAGACCAGGCATGTGTAAGCATTTAAGGTGCCCACTCCAACATCCGGGGACACATGCAGATAGTCGATGAAGAGTCCATGTGGAACACCAGCTGGAGACTAAGGAGGCAGGAGTCGGCTGGCTTGGGGTGGAGATGTGGGACACAGTGCCTCCGTGTGTCTGTGCGTGTCTATGGAATAAGAAACAGGAGCTGAATTTGGAACTGGAATGTTCCCTGACaggtgagggatgggcagagacaggggagcCAGAAACATGACAGGGACTGAAATAGAAACTGCTGCACAAGATGCCATGGGTCCCCAGAGCAGCCAACTCCCTGGGGTCAGGGACAACTTCCCAGACGTGGGGCATTTGAATTGGGGCTTAACAGGATGAGTAGGAGGTGGCCAGgtggagaatgggggagaggcattCTGGGCCAAGGACAGGGATAGTGAGAGCAGGGCTTATTCCCCGTGGGAACCAGGCAGTCCCCATAACACATCACTCCCACCCCATTCCTTAATGTGGATGGATAATCGATGGGCATTCTGTCCAGACCAATGCGTGTAAAGCCCTTTTCCACTTTAGTCAAAGAAGCATCTCTGTGGCATTCTGCACCCTACTTGTTCAGGGCAGTGAGTTTCTCTATTGCCCTTGGGGGAAGAATCCTGATACCCCGATatagatttctattttctttgtagtCCACCCCTGTGTCACCTGTTGGAGGCCACCTTCCCTTGATGAAGTCACGATGCCCACTGGGCACGTTCCTCTCAGAACTTTGCACTTGGCTTAGTTCCCCAGGCCGGGGACaccctcctccttttttccttcctcctccccgtGCACCTGGCCCTTGACTTTCACTCTTTCCCTCCTAGATATCACCTTCTCTAAGAATTTGTCCTGACTGCCCAAGAATGAGGGCTGGGCTCCTGTGTGGTCCCCCAAAGACCTGTATTTATCCTGATTGTAGCAGTTATTTCCCTGTGTGTGGCTATGGTCTGTGTCAGGTGTCTGTTCCTTCATTAGATGGGGACATAGAAGGGGAAGGAACCAGTTCACATTCTTGTGGACTCCTGGAGGCTGGCACCAAAAGTGTGTTCGTGGAATGAGTGATACATGTTTGCACGCTTGAATGAGCGGTGTTCCTATAAAGGAGCACCGAGGGAAAGGCTGGGCATTTGGGGGTTCCCCAAGCCCCTGGGGACAGTTTGGAGTTTCCATCCCACAGGCTGGGCAGGGTGGGGTTGGGCCCCTTGCCCGCCAGATCCCTGTGATTGGGAACTGCTGCCACCTGCTGGGCAAGGCTGGTGCTGCTTTACTGCCACCATCGCGACTTGAGCACCTGTGTTGCCCAGGTTGGGGTGATGACAGTCACCACCTGTCCTCCAGAAGCTCTCGGGCTGGTGGGAGAGACACTTTGAAAGCGACAAGACAATAATGTGGAAgtgcaggggctggagggggatGAGGAGGCCGCTGGTGTAGAATTCAGAAGCAGAACCGTCCCTGGGGCAGAGCCCATGACAGGTGcggagcaggaaggggcagctgACCTGGAGGGAGCATAGGGAgcgtgttgttgttgttgctgttgttgttgttgttgttgttttgttgatgttctccctttgttgcttttctttcgCTTAATGGCagactttctctcctttcctgggaAATCTGGCCCTGGCCCATTACGGTGCAAGCATTGGCCATTGTTCAAGGTACCTTATTTAACCTTTACTGTGACCCTATCAGAGAGGTCCTCCATTTATTCCATTTCGCAGATGAGGACgatgaggctcagggaggtaaGCCCAAACAAGATCACAAAGTTTGGGTGACATGGCTTGTCAGCCCTTTCGATACCAGCTGTTTTGACCATACAGCCCAGCCCCCCTGGCCAGCTGGCAGTCTCCTTCCCATTTCCATCCTCCAGCACCCCAGCCCACCGTCGACCATTTGCCAGCTCAGCCCCAAGCCCTGAGCTCAGCCCTCCtggggaagcaggggaggagggagattgGGTGATGGGCAGCTGGGGAATGGGTCCCACTGCTCAGCGTGTGATTTGAGGTAGGGCTTTGCGATGGGATTCATTATACGCCTGAATATAAGGTTGTTCCCTCCTTTTCCCaatgagaatatttaaaagaactttGGCCCGATATTCTAGTTGAAACATTTAGGGGATGCATATGAAATAAATGACTTCCTGGTTATACTTAgcgaaaatatttaaagtgtaagtatcttaaaatcacatatttaaaaaaaattttttttaaagtttacttatttattttgagagagagagagcatgagcgaaggaggggcagagggagagggagagagagaatcccaagcaacctccacactgtcatcacagagcccaatgggggctcgatcccataaacggtgagatcacgacctgagttgtaatcaagaatcggatgctcaattgactgagccacccaagcacccccaaatcACACACGTATTTTTTAAGGAttatgctttttttcatttttatttatttgagagagagagagagagtatgtgtgagtggggagaggggctcgCTATGtatgagcctgacgtggggctccatctcatgaccctggaatcctgacctgagctgaaatcaagagtcagatactcaaccgactgagccacacaggtgccccttaaatcACGTATTTTTAAGAATAACTTAAATGGGGCTGGGGCAAGGAGGTACTTTGAGATTATGACACACCCTTTCCTTTACCCCACTTTCAGCCATTGGGTTCAGCACCCACCGATGTTTCTTGCCCGAGTTAGTTATTACCACAATGATCTGcaaatggtgattttcttttcctttttcctttttcctttcctttcctttcctttcctttttcttttctttcttccttccttcctttctctctctctctctctctctctctctttctttctaagatttcttggggcgcttgggtggctcagtcagttaagtatcatacttcggctcaggtcatgatcttgtggttcatggcgtcgggctccgtgctgacagctgcttcagattctgatctcccgctctctctgcccctccctcccccatgctgtctctgtctctctcaaaataaataaactttaaaaagaaaaagttgaccCTTAGACCTAAATTCCAGGCCACAGGCATAGGCTCATCCTAGCTTCCCCCCATTCCATATTTTACCTCCTTTCTCCAATTGTCTTCAATACACTTCAAAATCTGGCCAGTGTCCCTGTGTGCAGCTAATCCCCTTAAACAACCGGGCTTCCCTGGACTTGGATGCTCTTCTCCTGCGGGCTTGGCTCCTGTGGGGCTACCTCCCCAACCCTCAACTCCAATGCCATCCTCGTGCATGGCTCCTGGCTGCCCCTGGGCTACCAAAAGTGTCTAAGAGCTTTATAgttattcctttattcattcattccacaaatacttactgagcacctactatgttctagGCATGTTTCCAGGGGGTGGACATAAAATAGGAAGACAGACAAAACTCCCTGACCTCAcggagctcacattctagtgaAGGCAGACAGACAATAGGCAGGTGAATGGGTACACCACATGGTAAGGAGcgctgtggagaaaaagaaaagcagggcaAGAGAACAAGAAGGCCCCAGAaactgctattttaatttttttattcactttttttttatttttaattttttttttaatttttttttttaattttttttttcaacgtttatttatttttgggacagagagagacagagcatgaacgggggaggggcagagagagagggagacacagaatcggaaacaggctccaggctctgagccatcagctcagagcccgacgcggggctcgaactcacggactgcgagatcgtgacctggctgaagtcggacgcttaaccgactgcgccacccaggcgcccctaaaatttttttttttaacatttatttatttttgagacagagagagacagagcatgaacggggggagggccagagagagagggagacacagaatctgaagcaggctccaggctctgagctgtcagcacagagcctgacgcggggctcgaactcatggaccgtgagatcgtgacctgagctgaagtcagacgctcaaccgactgagccacccaggcaccccaatgtttatttatttttgagagagacggcgtgtacacgcgagcaggggaggggcagagagagagggagagacgtaATCCCGaacaggctccatccacactgacagccacagagcctgacacggggcttcgctgcacgaactgtgagatgatggcctgagccaaaactgagagtgagacacttaacccactgagccacccaggcgccctgcaaattGCTGTTTTATATTATCCTGTGCTACCATAAGGAGATCTCAAATATTAACCTATCACTCGGATGAAAAAACCACCCTCACAATTTGGAATAATGTTCGCAGCAAGTGTCATTCGTGCATTCAAAGAGCTCTGTATTTCCAAGCACAAGTGAGGATGATATGTTCGAGAAAACCGTGTGAGGGAACGCAGAGGAGATGCTCAGGGTGGACACGTGATgtgaagagagaagcagagaggcaaGTGAAGAGTTTGAATCAATGTTCACAAGCCACAGGAGTGGGAAAATGATCGTTGTGGACTAAagttattcttgattttttttaatgtttatttttgagagagagagcacaagcagggaaggggcagagagagagagagggagacacagaatctgaagcaggctgtcagcacagagcccgatgtggggttggaactcctgaaccgtgagatcatgacctgagccaaagtgggacgcttaacccactaagccgcccaggcaccccaaggaatcttaaaaaaaaaaaaaaaggaagaaaagaaaatcaccatttggaGATCATTGTAGTAATAATTAATTCGGGCAAGAAACATCGGTGGGTGCCGAACCCAATGGCTGAAAGTGGGGTAAAGGAAAGGGTGTGTCATAATCTCAAAGTACCTCCCTGCCCCAGTGCTTATTAGTCATGGTCAAGTGATCAGCATTGATCCCACCAATCATGGTTCCAAATGACATTGGATTCatgaaaacacagcatcctttctgtGATATCTCTGCCCCATAATGGTAACAGTGGTCTAATCATAAGGAAGGCACGGACAAACCCATATTGAGGGACAGTCTATAAAATAACTTCTCTGAAATCTTCAAAATGTCAAGGCCATGACATGCAAAGAAAGGCTGCAAATCGTTTTAGACCGAGGGTGACCAGAGAGATGTGACGACTAGGTACAATGTTTGATACcctattagattttttttttttttaccctaaaaggatttttttttttggacactgAAGGGCAGTTTTGAAattgtttccaaataaaaagttaaaagaaatgccTTTCTCCTGGTTGACTCCTGCTGGCCTGCAGGATTCATTTTGCAGAAGCTTCTGCAGAACTTCCTGTGACCTCCTTTGTGCTCCCACTGTTCCTGGACCCCCTGACACTCTTTTCTGATTATATCTATGCTTCATCTCTGCTGGCCTAGGAGGTTCCTGAGACCAGGTCTCTGGGTCCTGTCTGGATCATGGCACACAGACCAACCTCTCAAAACACACTGAACCAATCTCCTCAACAAAAAGGGTGTATTTGGGAGTACATCTGAACCCCACTTCTCCACCTGGGACTCAACCAAAGAAATTGTTGGTCTGGCTGTTGGAGGTGCACCTGACTCAGTGGCACCCATGAACAACCAGGAATCATGTCTGCAGGGGGGTTCCTGgaggaaatacatttaattttttaaaattaattaaagtttgtttattttgagagagagagcacgtgcgtgcttgagtgggagggagaggaagtgatgtggggcttgaacccatgaactgagatcctgacctgagccgaaatcaaaaggctgacgcttaaccggctgagccaccaaggtgccccctggaggaaatatttattatgcaggACAGAGTTGAGGATCTAATCCCCCAGACATGACCTTGCTGAAGAGGCTTCTCAATGGGGAACACTCTCTCTCACGTTTGATGTCACTTGTGTGCTCAATGAGGGCACGGAGGGAGGCGGGGACTGCCTGGATAACCCCAGCACAGCGGACCCCACCTCGCTCAAGGATTAGAATGTTGGGAATATACCGGAGGAACAGCGAACAATATTATTGCCAGGAAGTATGGACATCCAAAGATGTTAGGACCCTGCCAGGAATGGTTAAAcatttttcctcctgttttctttGGAGCTAAGATGGGTTATAGGTGGTTATAGATGCCATTCAAAGGATCAAGATGCCAGCCTTTCAGGATGGGGGCCTGGGGTACCTGTGCCTGTCAGCATTGAAGCCGTCCTGGCTGTCTGTCCCTCAGACGTGGTTTGAGCGCCCCCTTGGGGTGAGGGACATGTGTGACTGCGGAAAGGGGCTGAGGAAGGTCTGGGCCTGGTGGGAGGGTTCCAGGAtccaggaggggaggcaggggcctgCCAACAGGGGGCGGGGCCTGACTGGGAGTGCCTAGCCCGGAAGGGAGGGCAAAGGGCCATGTTGTCCGCGTGCCCCACCCCACTGACAAGAGTCCCAGTTACCAGGCCACCCTCTCTGTCTGGGGCCCTAGAGGGGTAAGTGTCCTTCTGAACCCACCTCGTCTCTTTCCTATGCAATGGGTGAgaacttctttcttccttgagGGTCCAAACACCCTGTCCCCTGTTtagccctgtgccaggcagagGCCACACCTGCCACCCCCTCAGCGTGGCACGGTCCCCCTGCTCGACTTTCAGAGGTCCATGAGATGGGTACTGGGGGGCGGGAATGAAACTTTCCAGACCCCTCACCTCCTGACACTGGCATCAGAGCCCAGGCAAGGGCAGAAGGGTCTCGGGTGGGACACCTCATCCAGACAAGCTCCAGATCCCTGCTCCCTTCTCTGTCACTCTACAACAGAGCCCAGAATCGTGAGTCGCTGTAGCACTGGGGGACACCCAGACAGAGCCTTCGCTGGACCAAGTCCTCCAGGAGCGGGATGAAGCCATTGCCAAGTGAGAGGCAGAtgcttgggggggtggggggagggcagtaGGTGGCTCGCCCTCAGGGCTCTGTCCTGCTAGAGGAGAGGGTGTGAGAAGTCAGGCATTCCTGGAAGGAAAGCCACATGCATACTCGCCTCGTCACAAGGCAGGGGCTGTGGCCACACGTGCCCACCCTCAGGGCCCAGAAGCAGATCTGTAGGGTTCAAGCTCAAGCTGTTCTCCCTGCCGCCTGCAGGAAGCAGGCAGTGGAGGCTGAGCTGGACACATGCAAAGCCAAGTTGCGAGCTGTGGAGGCCCAGCTGCTGGAGGTCctggaggagaaactgaggctgaggcaGGAGGTGGAAGCCTGGGAGGTAGGGTGGGAATGccagccgggcctgggaggcaTGGGGAAGAGGCACAGGGTCGGCCCTGaacctgctctcctgccccccagGAGGACATGCGGCTACTGGTGAGACAGCAGGTCGAGAGTCAGCTGCAGAGAGAGTCCAGAGGCCCTCAGGGAGCCCCGGTGACCCCCAGAACTGCCAGGGCTCCCTGGGTCCGATTCCTCCTGGGTCAGTGGGGGCGCTGGCGGTGACAGAGCTCAGCCCGGGGGCTTGGGAGCAGTGTCTTTATTCATTAAAACTTGAGGTCTGACCCTTTGCACCCTCATGCTCTCTCAGTGCCTGAGTCCTTTTGTGCGGAAACGTGGAACAGGCTGCAGGGCCTTGAAGCCTGGGGCTTCCTGCCTCGTCCTGCCAGCAACCCTTAGGCTAGGAAGCCTCGGATGGCAGCCATGAAGTCCTGTGGGCAGTCAGCATGGATCCAGTGGCCAGCATTGGGCACAGTCTGCATCTGGGCTTGAGGGAAGAGCCGCCTGATCTCAGAATGGTGGCTGGGACTGTCCGTCGAAGAGGAGGCCGCCCagatgggggggggagagagtagaggcaaagcagggaggagagagctaCATGAACACACATGCCAGGGGTATTTGTGAACTCTCAGGCACCCCCCTGCCCGCACCGAAGCCCTCCCCAAGGCAGGATCCCCAGGCTGGGGCCTGGGTAAGTGGGGcatgcccctcccaccacccagtCTGGCTTACTGCACATATTGAGAGTTTCCACCCAGGAGGAAGAGGGTTGGCCCAGGGTAAGATTCTTGTCGTGGTGGGAAAGCCAAGATCTTGTCCACGTGCTGGGCCAATGCTTCCAAGTTCACCCTCCAGACGAAGCGCCCATCCACCTCCACCAGGTTGGTGAGCAGGAACTGACGCACGGCCGTGTCCTGTAGGGGTCCAGTAGTtgggtgtggggggcgggggaaccTCCGTGTGAGGCCTGGGGCTGCCACTCTTCCCTGGACAGGTCCCAGCCCACAACACCAGCCGGGACATGGATACATTACTTGGATAACAGTGCTGAGCTGCTGATCGGCCAGTTTTCGGGCAGAGGAGCGGGACATGTCATCTGGGACGTCTACAGCCCTCATGGCTGCCATGTAGGATGGGAAGTCTGAGTTGGATGTGGTCTCCACTGGGCTGATGTCCACAGCAATCAGGCGTTCCACCAGCTCTGGCTGGGTGAAAGAACCAAACTTGGGACCAGCCTTAGGGCAGACACAGTGGGTCTCAGGCATAGTTGCCAGATCCTGAATTTGGCCGTCCAAGGCTCAGTTGAGTCCCAGGTCGCCTGCTGGGCACTCATGGTCTACACTGGATGGGAGGAAGCCCTGTATAGGGACAGCTCACCCTCTGGAGTGCCAGCAGCATGGCTGTCCTGCCTCCCATGCTGTGGCCAACAAGGACACAGGGCACCAGGCCCAGCTGGGTCAGGAGATCCTGCACGTCTTGGCTCATGGCCTCGTAGCTCATGTCTGGGCTGTGGGGGCTGTCACCATGGTTCCGAGCATCCACTGTTAGCACCTGCGGAGCGGAGTGAGGGTGGGAAGAGCTGGCATCCACATTCAGGGCATAGAGAAGGCACGGCATTCCTGaaggctgagggggtggggggcgggtagggAGCCTGGGGAAAGATATTGAAGTGGAAAACAGTTGGAGCACAGAAGGATGGGCTGCTGTAAAAGGTGGTAAGCCCCATCAACCCTGGTGAACAAACAGAGCTGGTCCCCTTACCAGGGAGGTGTTGGCACTTAGGCACTGGACAGCGAGCCTAGCTTGAAGATCTATTAACACGAATGAAGGACTGGATGGATGCAGGCACGACGGAATGAATGGGTCCACATAGGGCCACGGTGTGCCATGTGGCCTGCATCCTTAGAAGGTCAACCTCTTCACTTCTGCTTAGAGAGACCGGCCACTCCTCGACGGGTGTCCAGTAGTGAGGGCGGAAAAGCGGGGCCCGCCTTGGCCATCTCCCTAGCCCCGCCCAGCCAGGTCCCACCTCCCGGGGACCCCGCCTCTCCCGGAAGCTCACCCTCCGGCCAGTCTGCTGGGCCAAGGCCTTAGCGATGGAGTTGAAGTTGGTTTTGGAGCCGAAGAGCCCGTGCAGAAACACGAGGGCCGGGCGGGCCGCCTCTCCGTCCAGAAGTTTGTAGGAAAGCAGCACCGACCTGGAGGGAGGAGCAAGGATGGAGGAGGGGTCTAAACTGGCAGGGGAAGAGGTTTAGGGGAGCGGCCTGGGGGGCGGGCGTAAGCGGAGGAGGCGGAGCCGAACTGAACGAGGAGGAGCGATGGACGGCCTCCCACATGGCGCCCTTGACTGACCTCCTCTCGGTGCCGCTTCGGCCACTGCTGCTGGGTGCAAGGGGCACCCTGGAGGCGCTGAGACTGGAGGGGCCGAGCCCCCTAAGGGGGAGCCTCCAGGCGCG
This sequence is a window from Prionailurus viverrinus isolate Anna chromosome E3, UM_Priviv_1.0, whole genome shotgun sequence. Protein-coding genes within it:
- the ABHD11 gene encoding protein ABHD11 isoform X1, with translation MLRWSRAWRLPLRGLGPSSLSASRVPLAPSSSGRSGTERRSVLLSYKLLDGEAARPALVFLHGLFGSKTNFNSIAKALAQQTGRRVLTVDARNHGDSPHSPDMSYEAMSQDVQDLLTQLGLVPCVLVGHSMGGRTAMLLALQRPELVERLIAVDISPVETTSNSDFPSYMAAMRAVDVPDDMSRSSARKLADQQLSTVIQDTAVRQFLLTNLVEVDGRFVWRVNLEALAQHVDKILAFPPRQESYPGPTLFLLGGNSQYVHPSHHSEIRRLFPQAQMQTVPNAGHWIHADCPQDFMAAIRGFLA
- the ABHD11 gene encoding protein ABHD11 isoform X2, which produces MLRWSRAWRLPLRGLGPSSLSASRVPLAPSSSGRSGTERRSVLLSYKLLDGEAARPALVFLHGLFGSKTNFNSIAKALAQQTGRRVLTVDARNHGDSPHSPDMSYEAMSQDVQDLLTQLGLVPCVLVGHSMGGRTAMLLALQRSWWNA